From the genome of Colletotrichum higginsianum IMI 349063 chromosome 4, whole genome shotgun sequence, one region includes:
- a CDS encoding DnaJ domain-containing protein, whose translation MADSPSRSGSLRVRRTRGGPSRNSSARSSAAWEDYSYLHPINYQQQQQHHSLRSPSSRFSLNEQFAATRQEYEFGDDDASSIVERMTLASDLGDDSTTAVNTDLGGASPPDGVDGDYYDLLCLAKDPSLTPDQIRRAYHRLVLYLHKDGLPESLHGVAQPHFNQVQRGFETLIDPYRRALYDAAQSRELTDAPYIPPDEDYRHTYDSSLKEQLRQRAADVVQTTSDLGIRFDASKAVRQGSTVTPLDFTLSHSVTVGLPALSRMVERTALSTSRRAASASMRVPSIAVGGSAAGDVERSPEPVLYLPPAQVTLTGSVYGIVEEIYRVPLPLLADRYQPLLPLTIPRKRIIQLAEQRPCPLISLRFRQDIIRRTAQDRIAKTAIEVESEALPEPSLTARVSHPIHLPNDPNPILLEGSVRSGKPWAQEPPRIGFGIHRWMGAGTAYAIADSGDWSVWPGEAIKFLGDFTQVSKDQLLTEFPVRTSASFEMGYTTSPERMPSTGHDDSPRGECGIRGLDRESSNGDGGSWTVSASLTANTVAGYLRYGRDLLLPGPSPARLELELCSNTLLDGYVAVRNLWAVSRFSKLGLELGASPHSLHLSLYWSRLGQRLSVPVLLSPHAEHSGAAILFCCAGVAPLVAFAARHFLARPRRTRPTEVDLQAYVARKRAAADEVASLLAGAVEARQRVERQRGGLVVLSAKFGVKNEGGDGGGGDGDNDDGDDWAAEEVADVTLAVAALVEDGGLRIPAGVRKGSLLGFWDPAPLRRKALHVRYLWRGKEGTVEVMGRDELVLPPPRRDVS comes from the coding sequence ATGGCCGATTCCCCGAGCCGCTCCGGCAGCCTCCGAGTCCGCCGAACCCGCGGCGGGCCCTCGCGAAATTCCTCCGCCCGCTCCTCGGCCGCATGGGAGGACTACTCCTACCTCCACCCCATCAATTaccaacagcaacagcagcaccacAGCCTACGCTCCCCCTCGTCGCGCTTCTCCCTCAACGAGCAGTTCGCCGCCACGCGCCAAGAGTACGAGttcggcgatgacgacgcctCATCCATTGTTGAGCGCATGACCCTCGCCtccgacctcggcgacgacagcACCACCGCCGTGAATACGGATCTTGGAGGCGCTAGTCCgcccgacggcgtcgatgggGACTACTACGACCTGCTGTGCCTGGCCAAAGACCCGTCCCTGACACCGGACCAGATCCGGAGGGCATACCACCGCTTGGTGCTGTACTTGCACAAGGACGGCCTCCCCGAGAGCCTGCACGGTGTCGCGCAGCCGCACTTCAATCAGGTGCAGAGGGGTTTCGAGACGCTGATCGACCCCTACCGGCGAGCGCTTTACGATGCGGCCCAATCGAGGGAGTTGACGGATGCGCCATACATACCCCCGGACGAGGATTATCGACATACATATGATTCATCGCTGAAGGAGCAGTTGAGGCAACGGGCGGCTGATGTGGTACAGACAACATCGGATCTGGGCATCCGATTCGATGCCTCGAAAGCGGTCCGGCAGGGCTCCACCGTGACACCCTTGGACTTCACACTGAGCCATTCCGTGACGGTAGGGCTTCCGGCGCTTAGCCGGATGGTTGAGAGGACAGCGTTGTCGACGAGTCGGCGTGCTGCATCCGCATCGATGCGCGTACCGTCTATTGCGGTCGGTGGAAGCGCAGCTGGCGATGTTGAACGGTCGCCGGAACCCGTGCTCTACTTGCCCCCAGCACAGGTGACATTGACCGGCTCTGTCTACGGAATCGTCGAGGAAATATACAGGGTCCCTCTTCCATTGCTGGCCGATCGCTATCAACCCTTGTTACCCTTGACCATACCCCGCAAGCGAATCATCCAGCTTGCCGAGCAGCGTCCGTGTCCCCTGATCAGTCTCAGATTCCGACAGGACATCATCCGGCGGACGGCCCAAGACCGCATCGCCAAGACGGCAATCGAAGTAGAGAGCGAGGCGCTGCCTGAACCTTCACTAACGGCCAGAGTGTCGCACCCGATCCATCTGCCAAATGACCCGAATCCGATCCTGCTGGAGGGAAGCGTGCGGTCCGGAAAGCCATGGGCGCAGGAGCCTCCTCGAATCGGCTTCGGCATCCACCGCTGGATGGGGGCCGGCACCGCGTACGCGATCGCCGACAGCGGCGATTGGAGCGTATGGCCTGGTGAGGCGATCAAGTTCCTCGGGGACTTTACGCAAGTGAGCAAGGACCAGCTGCTCACCGAGTTTCCCGTGAGAACGTCGGCAAGCTTCGAGATGGGGTACACGACGTCGCCGGAGCggatgccgtcgacgggcCACGACGACTCCCCCAGGGGGGAGTGTGGCATCCGCGGGCTGGACCGTGAAAGCAGcaacggtgacggcggcTCGTGGACGGTCTCGGCATCGTTGACGGCCAATACGGTGGCCGGGTACCTCAGGTACGGCCGTGACCTGCTGCTCCCCGGTCCCAGCCCCGCCAGGCTCGAACTGGAGCTGTGCTCCAACACGCTCCTCGACGGATACGTCGCCGTTCGCAACCTCTGGGCCGTCAGCCGTTTCTCCAAGCTGggtctcgagctcggcgccaGCCCGCACAGCCTGCACCTCTCCTTGTACTGGTCGCGtctcggccagcgcctcAGCGTCCCCGTCCTTCTCTCCCCGCACGCCGAACACAGtggcgccgccatcttgTTCTGCTGCGCGGGCGTCGCGCCTCTCGTCGCCTTTGCCGCGCGGCACTTCCTGGCGAGACCGAGACGCACCCGCCCCACAGAGGTTGACCTGCAAGCCTATGTCGCGCGAAAGCGCGCCGCGGCCGATGAGGTCGCGTCCCTGCTCGCGGGGGCCGTTGAGGCCCGTCAGCGCGTCGAGCGTcagcgcggcggcctcgtcgtaCTGAGCGCAAAGTTTGGCGTAAAgaacgagggcggcgacggcggcggcggcgatggagacaatgacgacggtgacgactgggcggccgaggaggtcgcggACGTGACGCTCGCGGTGGCGGCACTGGTTGAGGATGGGGGCCTTCGCATCCCGGCCGGCGTGAGAAAGGGCTCGCTGTTGGGGTTCTGGGACCCGGCGCCGCTGCGGCGCAAGGCACTCCATGTGCGGTATCTCTGGCGGGGGAAAGAGGGCACGGTGGAGGTCATGGGCCGGGATGAGCTGGTtctcccgccgccgaggagggaTGTATCGTGA
- a CDS encoding ABC transporter, protein MHNEPILLIEVGAALGLIALTSVPALAGLVKQFRSRKPKDHFYEDRDGKSTAESSAAFSNRWPKTFIFLFAFLGLAVSLANSILATSSTRAGNKLDSPFIAEWLATGVSILLALQAVGIVATNDSVHAYNLGLWLWFSGLVSAAVQILQGTVVFDHLLKNNPTSFGLKIASLALTLGLVVTGVALPRRPEVYFEGKAVDRLRTVPAYTRFTWGWCSEILDLATKKKDLDASDLPKPDHWTRSKDSAVAWKSYNFDSDSNLWWSIVWAYRVPLFVQWSIAISKALLSFAPSWITLQILEALEHRHPGDELPVDVWILVFWLGLAILADAWAEATMFWLSWAELCIPLRGALSALIFEKSMRRKNVKTASKQEAESTEQETNGKDDPQSKADDEEEAEDDNVLKSKQAIINLIGVDAKRISDFAAFQFLFPSSGAKLIVAIWFLVYLLGWGPLGAGLLAWAILLPINFTYAKVYSKAQDKLMKIRDQKLAVVNEALVGMRQIKFSALEPQWEKRILDMREKELGALWQVFKGDTVLFGMWITSPIALAAVSLATYAFLNGNLIPSVAFVSIGVFKNLEVTLAVIPELITDVIDANISVKRMQDYLNGPELTKTVTEGPDVAFENATIAWPVDDETKDEDRFILRNVNVTFPAGELSVISGKTGTGKSLMLAAILGESDLLSGTIYAPKPPPLHERNDDKANRGNWIIPGSISFVGQIPWIENATLKSNILFGLPLDEDRYNKTIEVCALKKDLEMLADGDKTELGANGINLSGGQKWRLTLARAIYSRAGILVLDDIFSAVDAHVGRHIYEKCLTGELCKGRTRILVTHHVALCEPKTKFLVELGDGSVQHSGLLSELSEDGTLQLIKSHEQAALEIADEEATAVNSEEASDVEPSEVTELNGDGGILKKVPSKAARQFVEDETREKGSIKKHVYAAYLSQSGGWPWWGCGFGLFVIYQFVVIGRSWWLRIWTGQSERSVSASSYHQPQHQYAYALTLQHSELHVPSDNVSITMDKDTLFYLAVYVGISAFSAILGTGRFFYFFVMSYKASRRMFEGITRTVLRTPLRWLDTVPTGRVLNRFTADFNVIDNRLGMDLSGVFGAVLSVLGICITAFYVSPLIIPLACVLLLIAIWIAIRYLAGARPAKRLESTTKSPIFDLFGSTLVGMMTIRGADKAQVYIDSMYTRLDEYDMASWHLWLFNRWMGWRMSLIGAMFSTAVGFVVLGSPLMGPALAGFTLSFALEFSQAIVWSIRHYANIELDMNAAERVVEYSDLQTEDQGGIQPPATWPTEGRLEVKDLVVSYAEDLSPVLKGLSFSVNKNERVGVVGRTGAGKSSLTLALFRFLEARSGSIHVDGLDISKVKLHELRSRLAIIPQDPVLFSGSIRSNLDPFDNQSDADLRDSLQRVHLVDSNPSTPGEPSSYAAVAAAGISAAAPTLDASQKNTNVFRNLNSPISEGGGNLSQGQRQLLCLARAIVSRPKVMVLDEATSAVDMTTDALIQRSIREEFNDSTLIVIAHRLSTIADFDRILVLSDGAVAEYGSPRELWDKEGSVFRGMCEESGEKEKLKNIIFG, encoded by the exons ATGCACAATGAGCCGATCCTGCTGATCGAGGTCGGAGCTGCTTTGGGCCTTATCGCCCTCACCTCAGTTCCGGCCCTCGCAGGGCTCGTCAAGCAGTTCCGCTCCCGCAAGCCAAAAGATCATTTTTACGAGGACAGGGACGGAAAAAGCACTGCCGAGTCTTCAGCCGCCTTCTCAAACCGCTGGCCCAAAACCTTTATTTTTCTCTTCGCTTTCCTAGGACTGGCTGTGTCGTTGGCCAACTCCATCCTCGCCACTTCCTCAACTCGCGCCGGCAACAAGCTCGACAGCCCCTTCATTGCTGAGTGGCTCGCAACCGGTGTATCG ATCCTATTGGCTCTGCAGGCCGTGGGCATCGTCGCCACCAATGACTCCGTTCACGCTTATAACCTTGGTCTGTGGCTGTGGTTCTCCGGCTTAGTCTCGGCTGCCGTCCAGATTCTGCAGGGCACTGTGGTTTTCGACCACCTCCTCAAGAACAACCCGACCTCGTTCGGCCTCAAAATTGCTAGTCTGGCCCTCACCCTCGGTCTTGTTGTGACCGGTGTCGCTTTGCCCCGGAGACCCGAAGTCTACTTCGAGGGTAAGGCCGTCGACCGCCTCAGGACGGTGCCTGCTTACACCCGCTTTACTTGGGGCTGGTGCAGCGAGATCCTTGACCTGgccaccaagaagaaggaccTCGATGCATCTGACCTCCCCAAGCCGGACCATTGGACCAGGTCCAAGGACTCGGCTGTGGCGTGGAAGTCATACAACTTCGATTCCGACTCGAACCTATGGTGGTCCATCGTCTGGGCCTACCGCGTGCCCTTGTTCGTGCAATGGTCCATCGCCATATCCAAGGCGCTGTTGAGCTTCGCCCCTTCGTGGATCACCTTGcagatcctcgaggccctcgagcatAGACACCCCGGCGACGAACTCCCTGTAGATGTCTGGATCCTGGTCTTTTggctcggcctcgccatctTGGCCGACGCGTGGGCCGAGGCAACCATGTTCTGGCTGTCCTGGGCCGAGCTGTGCATCCCCCTCCGCGGCGCCCTGTCTGCTCTCATCTTTGAGAAGTCCATGCGAAGAAAGAACGTCAAGACTGCCTCCAAGCAGGAGGCCGAGTCGACGGAGCAGGAGACCAACGGAAAGGACGACCCGCAAtccaaggccgacgacgaggaagaggccgaggacgacaacgTCCTCAAGTCGAAGCaggccatcatcaacctaatcggcgtcgacgccaagcGCATCTCCGACTTCGCCGCCTTCCAGTTCCTTTTCCCCTCCAGCGGTGCCAAGTTGATCGTTGCCATCTGGTTCCTGGTTTATCTGCTCGGCTGGGGCCCCCTCGGTGCTGGACTCCTCGCATGGGCCATTCTGCTCCCCATCAACTTCACCTACGCCAAGGTCTATTCCAAGGCGCAGGACAAACTGATGAAGATCCGTGACCAGAAGCTCGCCGTTGTCAATGAGGCTCTCGTAGGCATGCGTCAAATCAAGTTTTCGGCGCTCGAGCCCCAGTGGGAGAAACGCATACTCGATATGCGTGAGAAGGAGCTTGGTGCTCTTTGGCAAGTCTTCAAGGGCGACACGGTGCTTTTCGGCATGTGGATCACCAGTCCCatcgccttggccgccgtctccctcgCCACCTACGCTTTCCTTAACGGCAACTTGATCCCGTCGGTCGCTTTCGTCAGTATCGGCGTCTTCAAGAACCTCGAGGTCACCCTGGCCGTCATCCCCGAGCTCATCACCGATGTCATCGACGCCAACATCTCCGTCAAGAGAATGCAGGACTACCTGAACGGGCCCGAGCTGACCAAGACCGTCACGGAGGGCCCCGATGTCGCCTTTGAAAACGCCACCATCGCCtggcccgtcgacgacgagacaAAAGACGAGGATAGGTTCATATTGCGCAACGTCAACGTCACTTTCCCTGCCGGCGAGTTGTCCGTCATCTCTGGAAAGACTGGCACAGGCAAGAGTCTCATGCTGGCAGCCATTCTCGGCGAGTCCGATCTCCTGTCCGGCACAATCTACGCGCCCAAGCCTCCCCCGCTCCACGAGcgcaacgacgacaaggctAATCGTGGCAATTGGATTATCCCTGGTAGCATCTCATTCGTCGGGCAGATCCCCTGGATCGAGAACGCTACCTTGAAGAGCAATATTCTCTTCGGCCTCCccctggacgaggaccgCTACAACAAGACCATCGAAGTCTGCGCCCTGAAGAAGGACCTGGAAATGCTGGCAGACGGCGACAAGACGGAGCTGGGAGCTAACGGCATCAACCTCAGCGGCGGCCAGAAGTGGCGCCTCACCCTCGCTCGTGCTATCTACTCGCGCGCCGGCATCCTCGTGCTGGACGACATCTTCAGCGCCGTTGACGCCCACGTTGGCCGTCACATCTACGAGAAGTGCCTCACCGGCGAGCTCTGCAAGGGCAGGACTCGCATTCTGGTTACCCACCACGTCGCGCTCTGCGAGCCCAAGACCAagttcctcgtcgagctcggcgacggcagcgtccAACACTCTGGTCTCTTGTCCGAATTGTCCGAGGACGGAACCCTGCAACTGATTAAGAGCCACGAGCAGGCTGCTTTGGAAattgccgacgaggaggccacTGCTGTCAACTCGGAGGAGGCGTCTGACGTTGAGCCTTCCGAGGTCACTGAGCTcaacggcgatggcggcatcCTGAAGAAGGTTCCGTCAAAGGCTGCCCGCCAGTTTGTCGAAGACGAGACTCGTGAGAAGGGTTCCATCAAGAAGCATGTCTATGCTGCATACTTGAGCCAAAGTGGTGGCTGGCCCTGGTGGGGTTGTGGTTTCGGGCTCTTCGTCATCTACCAGTTCGTTGTCATCG GACGATCATGGTGGCTTCGCATCTGGACTGGCCAGTCCGAGCGGTCCGTCAGCGCCTCCTCTTACCATCAACCCCAGCATCAATACGCCTACGCCCTCACCCTCCAGCATAGCGAGCTCCATGTGCCGTCCGACAACGTCAGCATCACGATGGACAAGGATACTCTATTTTACCTGGCTGTCTACGTCGGCATttcggccttctcggccattCTCGGTACTGGTCGcttcttctacttcttcGTCATGAGCTACAAGGCCAGCCGCCGCATGTTCGAGGGCATAACCCGCACCGTCCTTCGCACCCCGCTCCGCTGGCTCGACACCGTCCCGACCGGCCGTGTCCTCAACCGATTCACGGCCGACTTCAACGTCATCGACAACCGCCTTGGCATGGATCTCTCGGGCGTCTTTGGCGCCGTCCTCAGCGTTCTCGGAATCTGCATCACCGCCTTCTACGTCTCCCCGCTCATCATCCCGCTGGCGTGTGTTCTCCTGCTCATCGCCATCTGGATCGCTATACGCtacctcgccggcgccaggcCCGCCAAGCGCCTCGAGAGCACCACCAAGTCGCCCATCTTCGACCTATTCGGCTCTACGCTCGTCGGCATGATGACCATCCGCGGCGCTGACAAAGCCCAAGTCTACATCGACTCCATGTACACGCGCCTGGACGAGTACGACATGGCGTCGTGGCACCTGTGGTTGTTCAACCGTTGGATGGGCTGGCGCATGtccctcatcggcgccatgttctccaccgccgtcggcttcgtcgtccttggcAGCCCCTTGATGGGccccgccctcgccggcttcACTCTGTCATTCGCGCTCGAGTTCTCGCAGGCCATTGTGTGGTCCATCCGTCACTATGCCAACATCGAGCTCGACATGAACGCCGCCGAGCGAGTCGTCGAGTACTCGGACCTCCAGACTGAGGACCAGGGTGGTATACAGCCTCCCGCCACTTGGCCGACCGAAGGCCGCCTGGAGGTCaaggacctcgtcgtcagCTACGCCGAGGACCTCTCCCCCGTCCTCAAGGGCCTGAGCTTCAGCGTGAACAAGAACGagcgcgtcggcgtcgtcggccgcacGGGCGCCGGGAAGTCTTCCCTGACCCTCGCCCTGTTCCGTTTCCTCGAGGCCCGCTCGGGAAGCATCCACGTTGACGGCCTTGACATCTCCAAGGTCAAGCTCCACGAGCTGCGGTCCCGTCTAGCCATCATCCCCCAGGACCCCGTCCTCTTCTCTGGCTCCATTCGCTCTAACCTCGACCCCTTTGACAACCAGAGCGACGCCGACCTCCGCGACTCCCTGCAGCGCGTGCACCTCGTCGACTCGAACCCGTCGACCCCGGGCGAGCCTTCATCGTacgccgctgtcgccgccgccggcatcagcgcggcggcgcccacGCTCGACGCGTCGCAAAAGAACACCAACGTCTTCCGCAACCTCAACTCCCCCAT
- a CDS encoding WD repeat domain-containing protein — protein MKSTPLIINWHDQNAPVYSAHFEPHGKGRLATAGGDNNVRLWKVETDGEDRKVDYLSTLTKHTQAVNVVRWAPKGEILASAGDDGNVIIWVMSEHTGPAFGNEGLEDKETWRTKHMCRSSGSEIYDLAWSPDSSYFIIGSMDNIARIYNASSGTLVRQIAEHSHYVQGVAWDPLNEYIATQSSDRSVHIYSLKTKDGQHTLSGNHDDKPSKIASHNKSDLPPRRISSSSPAPPDFSMRTHLTVEQAVGSPVPSAPGTPTSMALPMNPPSVISHSRRSSFSSRRSPSPAPSMPLPAVMPLEPSPKPHPSGGLGMKNSTLYANETLSSFFRRLTFTPDGSLLLTPSGQYQTQHNSEGGAKPTFEVTNTVYIYTRGGINKAPIAHLPGHKKPSVVVKCSPVFYTLRTSPPVTKHITIDTSSSEDPIPALPEPVAKPTGSTSVMDPPPPPTSVPESSPASAKTEPSVSTPGPKAAFALPYRMIYAVATQDSVLLYDSQQQTPICIVSNLHCATFTDLAWSSDGLTLLVSSSDGFCSTLSFSPGELGQVYQGDLPTAKSPAVPGSMTATSSSSNQNTPIPTPSSAFAPPSPFHNGGTHHHRNSASSFTAPSPPPAGFVSQRPHSPARSNSTSSVATQSSNVVTNPSLIVGSVPGIAVANSTKVTGVPITTPPETPRTNVAPSTAASGTKRDASEGEKEEGSEPKKRRIAPTLVEQKP, from the exons ATGAAGAGCACGCCGCTTATCATCAATTGGCACGACCAGAATGCCCCCGTTTACTCGGCCCATTTCGAGCCCCACGGCAAGGGCCGTCTGGCCACGGCCGGAGGAGACAACAACGTGAGA CTCTGGAAGGTCGAGACGGATGGCGAAGATCGAAAGGTCGATTACCTGTCGACCCTGACCAAGCACACGCAAGCAGTCAACGTCGTCCGTTGGGCCCCCAAAG GCGAGATCCTCGCTTctgccggcgacgatggcaaTGTCATTATCTGGGTCATGTCCGAGCACACCGGCCCTGCCTTTGGCaacgagggcctcgaggacaaggagactTGGCGCACGAAGCACATGTGTCGATCCAGCGGATCTGAGATCTACGACCTGGCCTGGTCCCCCGACAGCTCCTACTTCATCATCGGAAGCATGGATAACATCGCCCGGATCTACAATGCCAGCTCTG GCACCCTAGTACGCCAAATCGCCGAGCATAGCCATTACGTGCAGGGAGTCGCCTGGGACCCCCTGAACGAGTACATTGCGACACAGTCGTCTGACCGATCCGTCCATATTTACTCCCTCAAGACCAAGGACGGTCAGCACACTCTCAGCGGTAACCACGACGACAAGCCCTCTAAGATCGCGAGCCACAACAAGAGTGACCTGCCCCCGCGCCGCATCTCCTCGAGCAGTCCTGCACCTCCCGACTTCAGCATGCGGACCCACCTCACCGTAGAGCAGGCCGTGGGGTCTCCGGTGCCGTCCGCTCCCGGTACTCCTACCTCCATGGCCCTGCCGATGAACCCCCCGAGTGTTATCAGCCATAGTAGGCGgtcctcgttctcgtcgagaCGCTCGCCATCCCCGGCTCCGTCAATGCCCCTGCCCGCCGTCATGCCCCTGGAACCTTCGCCGAAGCCTCACCCCTCGGGCGGTCTCGGTATGAAGAACTCGACTCTGTACGCGAATGAGACGCTGTCTTCCTTCTTTCGGCGTCTTACCTTCACGCCTGATGGCAGTCTTCTTCTCACCCCGTCTGGTCAATACCAAACCCAGCACAACTCGGAGGGTGGCGCGAAGCCAACCTTTGAGGTGACCAACACCGTCTACATCTACACGAGAGGCGGTATCAACAAGGCGCCCATTGCGCACTTGCCTGGTCACAAGAAGCCTTCTGTGGTTGTCAAGTGCTCGCCAGTCTTTTACACCCTGCGAACGTCGCCCCCGGTGACCAAGCACATAACCATCGACACATCTTCTTCCGAAGACCCTATCCCAGCCCTTCCGGAGCCTGTCGCGAAGCCTACGGGGAGCACGTCTGTCATGGacccgcctcctcctcctacttcAGTCCCCGAGTCGAGtccggcctcggccaagacAGAACCCAGCGTTTCTACCCCAGGTCCGAAGGCGGCCTTCGCCTTGCCTTACAGAATGATTTATGCTGTTGCGACCCAAGACTCTGTCCTTCTTTACGACTCTCAGCAACAAACCCCCATTTGCATCGTCAGCAACCTCCACTGTGCTACGTTCACAGACCTAGCCTG GTCGAGCGACGGACTGACTCTCTTGGTATCGTCGTCTGACGGGTTCTGCTCTACGCTGTCTTTCTCACCTGGCGAATTAGGACAAGTCTACCAGGGAGACTTGCCCACCGCCAAGAGCCCTGCCGTGCCTGGGAGCAtgacggcgacatcgtcatcatcgaaCCAGAACACTCCGATTCCCACCCCAAGCTCGGCGTTcgcgcccccctccccgtttCACAACGGCGGAACGCACCATCACCGAAATTCAGCGAGCTCTTTTACTGCTccatcgccaccgccggctgGCTTCGTCAGTCAACGACCCCATTCGCCTGCGCGATCAAACTCTACTTCATCCGTGGCCACGCAGTCGTCAAACGTAGTCACCAATCCCTCCTTGATTGTCGGTAGTGTGCCCGGCATCGCGGTTGCCAATTCTACAAAGGTCACGGGAGTTCCCATTACCACGCCACCTGAAACGCCTAGGACCAACGTTGCCCCCAGCACGGCAGCGAGCGGGACCAAGCGTGACGCCAGtgagggcgagaaggaggagggcagcGAGCCCAAGAAGAGACGAATTGCGCCGACGCTGGTGGAGCAGAAACCGTAG
- a CDS encoding Fungal specific transcription factor domain-containing protein translates to MALLLTPKDRYPFEAKAPQACGSCKKMKRKCDKALPACGLCARMDRRCDYAEPPPPEPHPAPTAHDFAALQLKLLDLESRLNQGGINPGPSSGVPAALGPSQGHGLDPGSVSSLRSGSRDSSMEDTPPSASAYTSVDPLWEQAPVAQFPPDVFLDIHTFEWLNQALPRPVIDIPAEVLELIGDGAAVQHTVNAYFATTHTWLPIISKKRMQMGVTLAQGGPDLAMLFLAMQLATARPEPGVAPAHLAVYRAAKRFLSLLENGGATSLMVLQSMVLIAYFEYAHGVYPAAWITIASCVRYADFLGLPGFHKGNVLLKAPTTVTELEERSRTWWAILALDRIICLGNQKRYLSPEPHDTEAFPIGDEDWVFPLSLLPHSPSDAPLREAELTRSRMKDASVAQSNTQSHHRPPHLNPPSLPFAAAHSWPARL, encoded by the exons atggCCCTCCTTCTCACGCCCAAGGACCGGTACCCCTTCGAAGCCAAGGCACCGCAGGCATGCGGCAGCTGCAAGAAAATGAAGAGGAAATGCGACAAGGCCCTTCCTGCATGCGGCCTCTGCGCTCGCATGGACCGCCGGTGCGACTAcgccgagccgccgccgccggagccgcATCCCGCGCCGACCGCCCACGACTTCGCCGCCTTGCAGCTCAAGCTTCTCGATCTCGAGAGCCGGTTGAACCAAGGGGGCATCAACCCCGGCCCCTCGTCTGGCGTGCCTGCGGCGCTCGGCCCCTCTCAAGGTCATGGACTTGATCCTGGGTCCGTCTCATCGTTGAGGTCTGGCAGCCGTGACAGCAGCATGGAAGACACGCCGCCCTCCGCGTCGGCCTACACCTCTGTTGACCCACTCTGGGAACAGGCCCCTGTCGCGCAGTTCCCGCCCGATGTGTTTCTGGACATTCACACATTTGAGTGGTTGAACCAAGCCCTCCCAAGACCCGTCATTGACATACCCGCC GAGGTCTTGGAGCTgatcggcgacggcgccgcggtCCAACACACCGTCAATGCCTATTTTGCCACAACCCACACCTGGCTCCCCATCATCTCCAAGAAGCGCATGCAAATGGGCGTCACCCTGGCCCAGGGGGGTCCGGATCTGGCCATGCTGTTCCTCGCCATGCAGCTCGCGACCGCCCGCCCAGAGCCCGGCGTCGCTCCGGCCCACCTCGCCGTCTACCGCGCCGCGAAGCGCTTCCTATCACTGCTGGAGAACGGCGGCGCTACTTCCCTCATGGTACTGCAGTCCATGGTGCTGATCGCCTATTTCGAGTACGCCCACGGGGTCTACCCGGCCGCCTGGATCACCATCGCGTCCTGTGTGCGCTACGCTGACTTTCTCGGACTGCCGGGATTCCACAAGGGGAACGTGTTGCTGAAGGCGCCG ACAACGGTGACGGAGCTGGAGGAGCGGTCGAGGACGTGGTGGGCGATCCTCGCCCTTGACCGCATCATCTGCCTTGGCAACCAGAAGCGTTACCTCTCGCCGGAGCCTCACGACACCGAAGCCTTTCCCATAGGCGACGAGGACTGGGTATTTCCCCTCTCCTTGCTACCCCACTCTCCTTCAGACGCACCTCTCAGAGAAGCCGAACTGACACGATCCAGGATGAAGGACGCGTCGGTCGCGCAGTCCAACACACAATCGCATCACCGCCCTCCCCATCTCAatcccccttctcttccctttGCCGCTGCGCACTCTTGGCCGGCGAGGTTGTAA